The Patescibacteria group bacterium sequence AGACAAGACCTCAGAAATAGAAAAAGGATTAAAGGCTGATTTAGCTACTGAATTTGAAGAAATCAGGAAATACATGACAAAAAATGTCTCGGGTCTAAAAAAACTTAATCCCTCGACAGAATTTGATTGGTCAAAATCTCTTAAAAAATTTGACTTAAATTTAGAATTTGAAGGACAAAATTTTGATGTTCCAATTTCACATAAAGGAACGGGATTTAAAAGATTACTCATGGTCGCATATTTTGAATATTTGGCGAGCAAGAAAAGTTTTAAAAATCAAATTTTTGCCATTGAAGAACCGGAAACTTATTTACATCCATCCGCACAGCAGGATTTACTAAACTCAATTATTAGAATATCAGAAGATTCTCAATTTTTCTTAACGACGCACTCGCCAGTTTTTGCTGGGGCAACTGACGGTAAAAATTCAATTTTAGTAACAAAGGATGAGTATGGCATTTCTCATTACTCCAGAGAAGATCAAAATATAATAGAGCAAATTATAAATGAATTGGGTATAAGACCTGATTATAATTTGCTAAGGGAAATAAAGTATCTAATTTTTGTTGAAGGTAAGGGCGATATTCATTTTTTAAATTCATATGCAAAAACAGTTCTTAATAAAGAGCTAGAAAACGATAAAATACTTTGTGTTATCGGTGGTGGTGGATCACTAAAAAATTATGCTGATTTAGATTTATTTAAAAAATTAAAAGGAAATAATTTTTATTCTGTAATGGTTGACGGGGACGACAAAACAAACGGTAAAGAAAAGTGGTGTGAAAGAATAAAGGCAAAATGCGAAAGTGATAATGCTAATTTTAAAAAATTATCAAAGAGAGAAATCGAGAATTTTTGTCATCCACAGGCCATCTGTAGAAAATGTCCAGATTTAAATGCTGATAATATTGCAATCAACGATGATACTGATGTCCCAAAACATCTGAAAGAACTGGGATTGATTAGAAATTTTAAGAATGATTTGAATGTTGAAGTTTTTAGTGAAATGACAAAAAATGAATGGGAAGAAACAGATAAGTTGGGAGAGATTAAGAATTTTATTGAAGCAATTTATATAAAAATACAATAGTATTCAAAGATTGCTTTAGTTATATTAAATTGGTAAAATTTAAAATTATAAAAGGCGGCGCGCCAATGAAATTGGCACGGCCTCCAATTCCGCCGAAAAAAAGGGCAGTCCGAGCGAGGGCGTGGCGGAAGGAAGGGGGTTGGGGGGAGGAATTCCGCCACGCCCGAGCCGAAGCGAAGCGTTTCCGCCGTCTTGGCATCAAGACATCAAAGCAAAACAATTTTCAATTCCTTTTAAGAAAAAGTTGGCGGGCGGGCGTTAAAAAATTGAAAGAAAATTGTTTTGCTTTGCTCGCCGAGTTTCGGCGGGCGGAAACGCTGGGGCGGGGTTTCAAATCATTCGAGCGATTTTCGCTCGAAAAAGGTTCGAGCTTCGTTCAGCAATTGCGACCAATGGTTTCAGTCTACGGCCAGCCTCGCCGGTTAGGCGGGCTGATCAGCCGCCAGAGGCGGACAGGCGATCTAAAAGTTTTTCAAAATTCAACGTTCGGATTTTCGCGAAAAAAAGTTCGGATTTCGTTCAGAATGGGGAGCCAAACAAAATTTCCCCTTCAACTTGGGGGATTTTTTATTTTGGGGTGTTTTGATAAGGGATGCCCGCGGAGGTAGAAATTCAGATTTTAACGCTTGACATTATATTTTATCTGTGATAAGCTTATTACAGTCAACCTATAACTGCAAGAGAAACGGAGTCGGGTTTATTTCTACAGTATTTTGGGTTTGATTTTTTACTAAACTAATTCTCCAACTAATAATGCAAGAAGGAACAATCGCTCGATTGGTGACTGACCGAGGATTTGGCTTCATAGCTCGTGAAGGCGAGGAAAAAGACATCTTTTTCCATTCAAACGAGCTTAAGAACGTCCAATTCAACGATCTTCAAGAAGGTGACAAAGTAACATTTGAGATAGCAGAGGGTCCAAAGGGGCTCAATGCCACAGATGTCAGCCGAGCATAACAATATAAAAACCCCTCCGCCTGTGGGCGGGGGGGTTTTATATTCGGCAAATTAAGCTCTAAGCGCCTTGGTTTTTTCTTTTGAGCCAGCATTCTTTACAATAGATAGGAGCATTCGGCGAGGGTTCAAACGGCAGTTCAGTAATTTCTTTGTCGCAACCAGAGCAGGTCCAATTGCCTCGGACCATTCGTCTGGGACGGTCAGATCTTTGATCTCTTTTTTTGAGCCAGCATTCCCGGCAATACACCGGGCTGTCTGGCGAGGGTTCAAACGGCAGTTCAGTAATTTTTTTGCCGCAATCAGAGCAAGTCCAATTGCCTTGGACCATTCTTCTGGGAGGAAAATTTCCTCCGGAATTATCTCGAAATGTCATAATAAGATTAAGATACGAAATTTGAATAAAAAACGACCTTTATGCTTCCACAAATCCAGTATTTTGAGTTTGTGGAAGGATGACTTCTAAATCGCTTTTTCTTATTTTAGTTTTAAATTTAAAAAATTAAAAACCTTTCTAAGATACTTCGACTTATAAGCCTATAATTAGTATAGCAAATTATCTTGAAAAAAGTCAAGGGTGGATAATGTTTTTGGAGATTTAAGGGTTGATTTTACGCGAGAAATAAGATAGACTTAGGATAAAGACGAATAGAGTTTTTAAAAATTAAATATTATTAAAGAGAATCTATGAATCCCAAAAAAATAGAACTGATGTTTGAATTTTTAATTTTCGGCATTATTATTGGTATCACTGAAGACCTGTTAGCAATTAAACTGGCGACTGGCGAGCCGATTACTTTGAAGACTATTGGCATTATTATTTTATTGGCTATTCCTTTTGCTGTTTTGGGCGAGATAATAGCGGATAGGATTGATTTTGTAAAAGTTTATAAGAGAGTTTTTAAGAAGGGGCAGTTTTTTATTAACCACTAATAACATGAATAACACTTTTGATTCCATCCTCAAGCGCCTTAAAATTCTTCAGCCATTGATGAATTTGACTGATGATCAGGTTAAACTTCTAACCACCCACAAAAAAATTTCCCAAGCCGAGTTAGAAGTGAACGGAGAAAAATACCCGGCTTGGCGGATTATGCATAATGATGCTCTGGGTCCGGGCAAGGGCGGCATTCGGTTTCATCCCGAAGTCAGCGAGGATGAGATAAAATGCCTTTCTTTTTGGATGAGCTTAAAAAACGCTTTGGTTGGTTTGCCTTTTGGCGGGGCCAAGGGTGGCGTTCGATTTAACCCTAAAGAGAAAAACAAGGACGAGTTGGAGCAAATCAGCCGGGCTTATATTGATGCTTTTTATAAGGTTTTAGGTGAGACCAAAGATATTCCCGCGCCCGATGTTTATACTAATGAACAAGTCATAGCTTGGATGCTGGATGAATATGAGAAAAAAGTCGGCTATCACGAGCCCGGCATGATTACCGGCAAACCAGTTGAGATTGGAGGCTCTCCTATGCGCAAAGAAGCGACTGCCCAAGGCGGTTTTATTATTATAGAACAGGCGATAAAAGCTTTTGGAGGCGATAAAAATAATTTTTCAATCGCTATCCAGGGTTTTGGCAATGTTGGCCTAAATTTAGCTAAGATGCTTTATGGGGCGGGTTTTAAAATAGTAAGCGTGAGCGACAGCCAGGCAGGGATTTTTAATCCCAAGGGTTTGGATATTAATCAAGTGATAGCCGTTAAAGAGGACAAAGGCAGGGTGGCGGAGTATCCAGAAGCAGAAAAAATAAGCAATCAAGAACTGCTGGGGCTTGAGGTTGATTTGTTGGTTTTAGCTGCCTTGGAAAATCAGATTACCGAAGAAAATGTTAGCCGCGTTAAAGCTAAAAAAATCATAGAAGTAGCCAACGGTCCGATTACTTCTGAAGCTGATGCTGTGCTTAAAGAAAAAGACATTTTGGTTATCCCGGATATTTTGGCTAATGCCGGCGGCGTTGTTGCGAGTTTTTTTGAATGGACGCAAAATCGGACTGGCGGGATTTGTCCCCCAGAGCACTTAAAAAAGAAACTGGAATTTATGATGAAAGATTCGTGGAATAGGGTTTATACTTTATTTCAAGAGAATGACGAAAACATAGATTTACGCACTGTTGCTTGGACGGTGGCGATAGAAAGAATTTTGGCAGCGGAGAAATGGCGGGGGCATTTAAAGTAATTTATGCCAAAACATCTAAACATTAAAATATTTGGTCAAGTCCAGGGAGTGTTCTTTCGGGATTCAGCCAAGAGAATGGCTGATGATTTGGATATCAAGGGTTTTGTTAAAAATGATTCGGACGGCGCGGTTTACATTGAAGCCGAAGGTGAAGAATCTGATTTGAATGAGTTTTTAGCTTGGTGCCGCCAAGGCACTGATTTAGCACGCGTTGAAAAAATAGATGTTGTTGACAAAGAGTTGAAAAATTTCAATGATTTTTCTATTAAATTATGAAGTTAATTTTTGCTACTCATAATCCGGGAAAAGTAAAAGAAATGCGGGCATTGCTTCAAGGGTTTGATGTTGAGGTCTTAAGCGCGGAGCAAGCTGGTATAACGGAGGACGTGGTTGAGGATGGGAAAACCTTTGAAGAAAATGCTTTGAAAAAGGCGCGATTTGTGGCTGAAATGTCTGGCAAGTGGGCCTTGGCTGATGATTCTGGCTTGTGCATTAAAGCTTTAGATGGAGCGCCAGGTATTCACTCGGCTCGTTGGGCAGGAGAGGCGGTTCTGCCTGAAGATCTAGCCGCCTACACCCTCAAGAAGATGAAAGCCATTCCTAAAGAAAAACGCCAAGCCCATTTTGAATCAACCCTGGTTTTAATGGCTTCTGATGGTAGACATTGGATTTTTACGGGTTTGGTTAACGGGGTAATAAGTGATAAGGCGCGAGGCACGGCTCTGCCCAAGCTGCCCTATGATTTGATATTTATTCCAGAGGGTCGTAATAAAACCTTTGCAGAAATGAGTGAAGAAGAAAAAAACAGCATGAGTCATCGGGGAAGGGCGTTTCTAAAATTGAAGAAATTTTTAAAAAACAAGATGCAACTTAGAGATTTACGAATTGAACAATTGAATAATAAATAATATCAGCCAAAGGCTGATGAGCCTCTGGCTCAAATAATAAATAATAAATATTAAGCTATGCCTAAATTAATTTTTGACATCGAAACCATTGGCGAGGATTTTGACAGTTTAGATAAGACTACGCAAGATTCTTTAACCCGCTGGATTAAACGTGAAGCTCGCAGTGATGAAGAATATCAAGCCAAACTAAAAGATTTAAAAGAAGGACTGGGGTTTTCGCCGTTGACTGGCGAAATCGTGGCTTTAGGGATTCTTGATTGTGAAAAGAATCAGGCCGTGGTTTATTTTAGCGCGCCTAATAAGGATATCAAAGAATATTCAAAAGACAATTTTATTTTTAAACAAAAAACCGAAGAAGAAATGCTTAAAAGTTTTTGGGAAGGAGCGCGGAAGTATCAGGAATTTATTGGTTTTAACAGTCGTTGTTTTGATGTGCCGTTTATTATGGCTCGGTCCGCTAAACATAAAATTAAGCCCACCAAAAATTTAATGTTCAACCGGTATTTAAGCAGCCAGAGATTTGACGCTAAACATATTGATTTGCTGGACCAATTAAGTTTTTATGGGGCAATGCAGCGCAAAGGCAGTTTGCATTTATGGTGCCGGTTGTTTGGCATTAAGAGCCCCAAAGGCCAAGGAGTAACTGGTGATGAGGTGAGCAGTCTTTACGCCCAAGGCGAGTATCAAAAAATTGCTGAATATAATAGTTGGGATTTGCGAGCGACTCGAGAGTTGTATGAGCGGTGGCAAGAGTATTTTAATATATAGCCGTAGCTGGGTTATAATAATAAATCCCATTAATGGGATTTCATAAAAATAGCCCTGGGATTTTATCCCTGGGCGAAGGGGGCCTGGTAGCACGCCCCGTGGCCCGGGTTTTTATTTGACATTTAATTAAGAGGGTATTAGTATAAAGAAAAGGAGGTTTATTATTTTTAATAAACGAGTTTATGAAAAAAATCGTTTTTTTGCTCATTGTTTTGAGCTTAGGGATTGCGGTTGCTGGCTGTGGGTTGCTAAAGACGGCTAGCGATTTATCCAATCAAGCTGCTGCCCCCGTTGAGGAGGAGGAAATCACAGAGCCGGAACAAAAAGAGGAAGAAGAGCCAACCGACACCTCGGATTTAGACCAATTATTGCAAGAAGCTGATGACGCGGACAAAGAAGCTGACGAAGCCATGGATGAACTTGATTCCATTGACGAGACCGAAGACGAACCTTTAGAGTTCTAATTTTTTAATTTAACTAAACATTATGAGAAAAAAGATTATTTTTTTAGTGTTAGTTTTCGGTTTTTTGCCAATGGTTAGTTTGGCGGTTATGCAAACAAGTTTTACTCTTGATCAGGGTCAAAATTTAAAAGAATACCGGGAAGCAAAAACTTCCGAACAGAGAGTCCAAAAGCTACAGGACATTGGCGAGAACATGATTGGACGCCGAATTTCAGTTATAGAGCTGGCAAAAAATAGATTTACTACTGCCCAACGAATCTCCCAGGCCATTAAAGACAAAATTTCTTTAGTCCTTGATGATAATGTTACAAATCTTAATGCTTTGAAAGAAGATATTTTAGCTGGTGATGACTTAGAAGGCTTAAAAACAAAAGTAAAATCAATTGTTACTGGCTATAGAGTTTTTGTAGTAGTCATACCGCAATCGCGAGGCCTAGTAGTTGCTGATAGATTGGGCGGATTTAAAGAAAAACTGGTTGAACTAAAAGACAAAATTCAAGCCCGGGCCGGTGAGCTTGGGGGTGATGAAGCTGATACTAGCGGTGTGGAAGCCTTAATTGAGCAAGCTGGCTCTAAAATTACCGAAGCCGAAGCCTCGCTGGCCATGGCTGAAGAGAAGTTTAGCAGTATGCAGGTTTCTGATGCAA is a genomic window containing:
- a CDS encoding cold shock domain-containing protein encodes the protein MQEGTIARLVTDRGFGFIAREGEEKDIFFHSNELKNVQFNDLQEGDKVTFEIAEGPKGLNATDVSRA
- a CDS encoding Glu/Leu/Phe/Val dehydrogenase — its product is MNNTFDSILKRLKILQPLMNLTDDQVKLLTTHKKISQAELEVNGEKYPAWRIMHNDALGPGKGGIRFHPEVSEDEIKCLSFWMSLKNALVGLPFGGAKGGVRFNPKEKNKDELEQISRAYIDAFYKVLGETKDIPAPDVYTNEQVIAWMLDEYEKKVGYHEPGMITGKPVEIGGSPMRKEATAQGGFIIIEQAIKAFGGDKNNFSIAIQGFGNVGLNLAKMLYGAGFKIVSVSDSQAGIFNPKGLDINQVIAVKEDKGRVAEYPEAEKISNQELLGLEVDLLVLAALENQITEENVSRVKAKKIIEVANGPITSEADAVLKEKDILVIPDILANAGGVVASFFEWTQNRTGGICPPEHLKKKLEFMMKDSWNRVYTLFQENDENIDLRTVAWTVAIERILAAEKWRGHLK
- a CDS encoding acylphosphatase, with the translated sequence MPKHLNIKIFGQVQGVFFRDSAKRMADDLDIKGFVKNDSDGAVYIEAEGEESDLNEFLAWCRQGTDLARVEKIDVVDKELKNFNDFSIKL
- a CDS encoding AAA family ATPase — its product is MQLKFLTIKNFRGIDALDRLEISNLNTFVGKNDSGKSAILRALACFFDVRKFDIKDVFKGKPEEETTTIELSFLPSVEIDDLALDNTKLITIKKEFVVVNGKAKPSEYYLCNDFIDEKYQDLWNKKEQDLNQIVSDLGEEPNKSGRGKKNISRIEQIKTVLSDKERKETYHELGDFLKNIEKAYEIALPEYSLFDAEQDLNIEATNFQSQFKPIISAYFETTKDKTSEIEKGLKADLATEFEEIRKYMTKNVSGLKKLNPSTEFDWSKSLKKFDLNLEFEGQNFDVPISHKGTGFKRLLMVAYFEYLASKKSFKNQIFAIEEPETYLHPSAQQDLLNSIIRISEDSQFFLTTHSPVFAGATDGKNSILVTKDEYGISHYSREDQNIIEQIINELGIRPDYNLLREIKYLIFVEGKGDIHFLNSYAKTVLNKELENDKILCVIGGGGSLKNYADLDLFKKLKGNNFYSVMVDGDDKTNGKEKWCERIKAKCESDNANFKKLSKREIENFCHPQAICRKCPDLNADNIAINDDTDVPKHLKELGLIRNFKNDLNVEVFSEMTKNEWEETDKLGEIKNFIEAIYIKIQ
- a CDS encoding ribonuclease H-like domain-containing protein; amino-acid sequence: MPKLIFDIETIGEDFDSLDKTTQDSLTRWIKREARSDEEYQAKLKDLKEGLGFSPLTGEIVALGILDCEKNQAVVYFSAPNKDIKEYSKDNFIFKQKTEEEMLKSFWEGARKYQEFIGFNSRCFDVPFIMARSAKHKIKPTKNLMFNRYLSSQRFDAKHIDLLDQLSFYGAMQRKGSLHLWCRLFGIKSPKGQGVTGDEVSSLYAQGEYQKIAEYNSWDLRATRELYERWQEYFNI
- the rdgB gene encoding RdgB/HAM1 family non-canonical purine NTP pyrophosphatase, coding for MKLIFATHNPGKVKEMRALLQGFDVEVLSAEQAGITEDVVEDGKTFEENALKKARFVAEMSGKWALADDSGLCIKALDGAPGIHSARWAGEAVLPEDLAAYTLKKMKAIPKEKRQAHFESTLVLMASDGRHWIFTGLVNGVISDKARGTALPKLPYDLIFIPEGRNKTFAEMSEEEKNSMSHRGRAFLKLKKFLKNKMQLRDLRIEQLNNK